Proteins encoded in a region of the Streptomyces sp. NBC_01298 genome:
- a CDS encoding alkaline phosphatase family protein: MPLRPPTTASTSPGTSPGPTARARHRAHRSALVAGIGTLGALGLLGAFTIANSQAAESGSASTAAAAALPAYDHVVVVVYENKQYGEIMGSANAPYINQLAGGGASLTGMKALTHPSQPNYFNLFSGATQGITGDGCYTPQSMTAPNLGQELIAAGKTFTTYNEDLPSEGSTACTNGQYAQKHNPWFAFKNVPLNTGKTWAQFPQNNFAALPNLSFVVPNQCNDMHSCSVGTGDTWTKNNIDAYAQWAKANNSLLVLTWDEDNYLGSNQIATVFYGANVKTGTYATAFNHHHLLRTFEDLFGTATHAGNAANVQPISEVFAATNPTPTPTPTPTPTPTPTPTPTPSPTPTPTSTPTPGDLKLVNPGPQACKFNQNCTIQLTTTGGNPPVRYTATALPWGLTLDATTGRITGKPWATGTLQITATATDTTPTTATTTFPLTLTWF, encoded by the coding sequence ATGCCCCTCCGTCCCCCGACCACAGCGAGCACGAGTCCGGGCACGAGCCCGGGTCCGACCGCACGCGCGAGACACCGGGCCCACCGGTCCGCCCTGGTCGCCGGCATCGGCACCCTCGGCGCCCTGGGCCTGCTGGGCGCCTTCACCATCGCCAACTCCCAGGCCGCCGAAAGCGGTTCCGCGTCCACAGCGGCCGCGGCCGCGCTGCCGGCGTACGACCACGTGGTCGTCGTCGTGTACGAGAACAAGCAGTACGGCGAGATCATGGGCAGCGCCAACGCCCCGTACATCAACCAGCTCGCGGGCGGCGGCGCGAGCCTGACCGGAATGAAGGCGCTGACCCACCCCAGCCAGCCGAACTACTTCAACCTCTTCTCCGGCGCCACCCAGGGGATCACCGGAGACGGCTGCTACACCCCGCAGTCGATGACCGCGCCCAACCTCGGCCAGGAGCTGATCGCGGCCGGCAAGACCTTCACGACGTACAACGAGGACCTGCCGAGCGAGGGTTCCACGGCGTGCACCAACGGCCAGTACGCCCAGAAGCACAACCCGTGGTTCGCCTTCAAGAACGTACCGCTCAACACCGGGAAGACCTGGGCACAGTTCCCGCAGAACAACTTCGCGGCCCTGCCGAACCTGTCCTTCGTCGTCCCCAACCAGTGCAACGACATGCACTCCTGCTCGGTCGGCACGGGGGACACCTGGACGAAGAACAACATCGACGCCTACGCGCAGTGGGCGAAGGCCAACAACAGCCTGCTGGTGCTGACGTGGGACGAGGACAACTACCTCGGCTCCAACCAGATCGCCACGGTCTTCTACGGCGCGAACGTCAAGACGGGCACCTACGCCACCGCCTTCAACCACCACCACCTGCTGCGCACCTTCGAGGACCTGTTCGGCACGGCGACGCACGCCGGGAACGCCGCCAACGTCCAGCCGATCAGCGAGGTGTTCGCCGCCACGAACCCCACTCCGACACCCACGCCCACGCCCACGCCCACGCCCACGCCGACGCCGACTCCGACGCCCAGTCCCACGCCGACTCCCACCTCGACGCCGACCCCTGGTGACCTGAAGCTGGTCAACCCCGGCCCGCAAGCCTGCAAGTTCAACCAGAACTGCACCATCCAGCTCACCACCACAGGTGGCAACCCCCCCGTCCGCTACACCGCCACCGCACTCCCCTGGGGCCTCACCCTCGACGCCACCACCGGCCGCATCACCGGCAAACCCTGGGCCACCGGAACCCTCCAGATCACCGCCACCGCCACCGACACCACCCCGACCACCGCCACCACCACCTTCCCCCTCACCCTCACCTGGTTCTAA
- a CDS encoding MFS transporter — MYLSTSRAADIAADFPAPKGPLRAVPGTVLALGMVSLVTDVSAEMVTAVLPLYLVAGLGMSPLAFGALDGLNQGATALLRLLGGRVSDRTQRRKLVAGTGYAISAACKAALLAVTTPWSVAAVLAADRTGKGLRTAPRDALISLSCPPGEQGRAFGVHRALDTAGALLGPLAAFGVLWVAVDGYEAVFTVSCCLAVLGVLLLALFVRESPAPAPAAGPPSARTLLRIPGLRRLCLTAAVLGLFTVGDAFLYLLLQRRLELPPAWFPLLPVATAAVFLLAALPIGRLADRLGRRRVFLGGHLLLLGACLLLLAPLPPGPVLVCGVLGLLGLFYAATDGVLMAAAGPLLPPELRTTGLAVLQTAQALARFAGSLLFGAAWTLWGPGPALAATAGGLLLALTLTTAFAGRGPAPGEESPEG; from the coding sequence GTGTACCTGTCGACCAGCCGTGCGGCGGACATCGCCGCGGACTTTCCCGCTCCGAAGGGACCCCTGCGGGCCGTCCCCGGCACGGTGCTCGCCCTCGGCATGGTCAGCCTGGTCACGGACGTCTCCGCCGAGATGGTCACCGCCGTCCTGCCGCTGTACCTGGTGGCCGGACTCGGGATGTCCCCGCTCGCCTTCGGCGCCCTGGACGGACTGAACCAGGGCGCCACCGCCCTGCTGCGCCTCCTGGGCGGACGGGTCTCGGACCGCACCCAGCGCCGCAAGCTCGTCGCGGGCACCGGCTACGCGATCTCCGCCGCCTGCAAGGCGGCCCTGCTCGCGGTCACCACGCCCTGGTCGGTGGCGGCGGTGCTCGCCGCCGACCGGACCGGCAAGGGCCTGCGCACCGCCCCGCGCGACGCGCTGATCTCGCTGTCCTGCCCGCCGGGGGAGCAGGGCCGCGCCTTCGGCGTGCACCGCGCGCTGGACACGGCCGGGGCCCTGCTGGGGCCGCTGGCCGCGTTCGGCGTGCTGTGGGTGGCGGTGGACGGGTACGAGGCCGTCTTCACCGTGAGCTGCTGCCTCGCGGTGCTGGGCGTGCTGCTCCTGGCGCTGTTCGTACGGGAGAGCCCCGCGCCCGCGCCGGCTGCCGGGCCGCCCTCGGCCCGGACCCTCCTGCGGATCCCGGGCCTGCGGCGGCTCTGCCTGACCGCCGCCGTGCTCGGCCTGTTCACCGTCGGGGACGCGTTCCTCTACCTCCTGCTCCAGCGGCGCCTGGAACTGCCGCCCGCCTGGTTCCCGCTGCTGCCGGTCGCCACCGCGGCCGTGTTCCTGCTCGCCGCCCTGCCCATCGGCCGGCTCGCCGACCGGCTGGGCCGCCGCCGGGTCTTCCTCGGCGGGCACCTGCTCCTGCTCGGCGCCTGCCTGCTGCTCCTGGCCCCGCTGCCGCCCGGGCCGGTGCTCGTGTGCGGGGTCCTCGGCCTGCTCGGCCTGTTCTACGCGGCCACCGACGGGGTGCTGATGGCAGCGGCCGGGCCGCTGCTGCCCCCGGAGCTGCGCACCACCGGGCTGGCGGTGCTCCAGACGGCGCAGGCCCTGGCGCGGTTCGCGGGCTCCCTGCTCTTCGGCGCGGCCTGGACCCTGTGGGGACCGGGTCCGGCGCTGGCCGCGACGGCCGGCGGACTGCTGCTGGCCCTCACCCTGACGACCGCCTTCGCGGGCCGCGGCCCGGCCCCGGGGGAGGAGTCCCCCGAGGGGTGA
- a CDS encoding MFS transporter — MSRSRFASVLPDLSPLRSSPDFRLLFYQGTVTYFGSFMAMIALPLQIKHMTDSPFAVGAMGLVELLPLVVFGLYGGALADAVDRRRMILLTEAGLGVLALILLVNSALPTPMLWPLYVVAACVSALTGLQRPAMDSLMARIVPHDQLTAAAALNGLRYQFGAIAGPAVAGLVVAYAGYASAYAVTVAGFLVSVLLCLRLRPAPPARDAERPSLRGIAEGARYAWSRPVLLGTYAVDMAAMLFAFPNAIFPFLADELDAVWALGLMYAAGAVGSLVLGLTSGWASRVRRHGLLVVCGAAVWGLAIAAAGWSGNIWLVLVCLAVAGAGDMLSGLGRATIWNQTIPEELRGRLAGIEVLSYTVGPQLGQARAGAMAGWTGTRTAFWSGGLACVASVALLAAVLPKLISYDADTDEDALRRRAAKEEPQPSGAPA, encoded by the coding sequence CTGAGCAGATCCCGTTTCGCTTCCGTACTGCCCGACCTCTCCCCCCTGCGGTCCAGCCCCGACTTCCGGCTGCTGTTCTACCAGGGCACGGTCACCTACTTCGGCTCGTTCATGGCCATGATCGCGCTGCCGCTGCAGATCAAGCACATGACGGACTCGCCGTTCGCGGTCGGTGCGATGGGCCTGGTGGAACTGCTCCCGCTGGTGGTCTTCGGCCTCTACGGCGGCGCCCTCGCCGACGCCGTGGACCGTCGGCGGATGATCCTGCTGACCGAGGCCGGGCTCGGGGTGCTCGCCCTGATCCTGCTGGTGAACTCGGCCCTGCCGACCCCGATGCTCTGGCCGCTGTACGTGGTCGCGGCGTGCGTATCGGCGCTGACCGGCCTGCAGCGGCCGGCCATGGACTCGCTGATGGCGCGGATCGTGCCGCACGACCAGCTGACCGCCGCCGCCGCGCTGAACGGGCTGCGCTACCAGTTCGGCGCCATCGCGGGTCCCGCGGTGGCCGGCCTGGTCGTCGCGTACGCCGGGTACGCGTCCGCGTACGCGGTCACCGTGGCCGGGTTCCTCGTCTCCGTGCTGCTGTGCCTGCGGCTGCGGCCGGCTCCGCCCGCCCGGGACGCCGAGCGGCCCTCGCTGCGGGGGATCGCCGAGGGGGCCCGGTACGCGTGGAGCCGGCCCGTGCTGCTCGGGACGTACGCCGTGGACATGGCGGCGATGCTCTTCGCCTTCCCGAACGCCATCTTCCCCTTCCTCGCCGACGAGCTCGACGCGGTGTGGGCGCTGGGGCTGATGTACGCGGCGGGCGCGGTGGGCTCGCTGGTGCTGGGGCTGACGAGCGGCTGGGCCTCGCGGGTACGCCGGCACGGGCTGCTGGTGGTCTGCGGGGCGGCGGTGTGGGGGCTGGCCATCGCGGCCGCGGGCTGGTCCGGGAACATCTGGCTGGTGCTGGTGTGCCTCGCGGTGGCCGGCGCGGGCGACATGCTGAGCGGGCTGGGGCGCGCCACGATCTGGAACCAGACGATCCCGGAGGAGCTGCGGGGCCGCCTCGCGGGCATCGAGGTGCTCTCGTACACCGTCGGCCCGCAGCTCGGCCAGGCCCGCGCGGGTGCGATGGCCGGCTGGACGGGCACGCGCACGGCCTTCTGGAGCGGCGGACTGGCTTGCGTGGCCTCGGTGGCGCTGCTGGCCGCCGTGTTGCCGAAGCTGATCTCCTACGACGCGGACACGGACGAGGACGCCCTGCGGCGGCGGGCCGCGAAGGAGGAGCCGCAGCCGAGCGGGGCGCCGGCCTGA
- a CDS encoding prolyl oligopeptidase family serine peptidase translates to MSDEDPYLWLEDVTGEAALSWVRERNEETVSALTSDPGFKVLESGIREVLDDDGRIPYARRRGRHLYNFRQDADHVRGLWRRTTLEEYREERPDWEPVLDLDALAEAEGEKWAWAGAAVLAPDHRHALVMLSRDGADACVVREFDLEEREFVAGGFEVAEAKTRIGWIDRDRVWIGTDFGPGSMSASGYPLQVRRWRRGTPLAEAETVYEGRSTDLSASGWHDDTPGFERDFVHRQIDFWKQELLLLPGDGTPDPAAGPQKIDVPDDASASVHREWLIVSPKSPWLGHAAGSLLAFDFEAFRAGEREAAVLFTPDEHTALAGWSWTRHHLILTTSADVSSRLEILTPGPGPDGWSRTPLSGVPPLSTASVTGTDPDVSDEFFLNVSGYLQPSTLYRGTAPAGADETVKQGPALFDTAGLTVRQYFARSADGTRVPYFVVGPEDRSGPGPTLLYGYGGFEVSMVPGYSAVTGRAWLARGGTYVVAGIRGGHEYGPRWHKAALGANRVRAYEDFAAVARDLIARDVTTPAQLGIEGGSNGGLLMGAMLIRDPELFGAVVAHVPLLDMLRFHKLLAGASWIAEYGDPDSPADRPHLERISPYHQVRTDGPPYPPLLLLTSTRDDRVHPGHARKMAARLRESGHPVLFHEHLGGGHAGATDHGQTAFNEALVHTFLWERLTPQR, encoded by the coding sequence ATGAGCGATGAAGACCCCTACCTCTGGTTGGAAGATGTCACCGGCGAGGCCGCCCTCTCCTGGGTGCGGGAACGCAATGAAGAAACGGTGTCCGCGCTGACCTCGGATCCCGGGTTCAAGGTGCTGGAGTCGGGGATCCGCGAGGTCTTGGACGACGACGGCAGGATCCCGTACGCGCGCCGCCGGGGACGCCACCTCTACAACTTCCGGCAGGACGCCGATCACGTGCGCGGTCTGTGGCGGCGCACCACGCTGGAGGAGTACCGCGAGGAGCGGCCCGACTGGGAGCCGGTCCTGGACCTGGACGCGCTCGCCGAGGCGGAGGGGGAGAAGTGGGCCTGGGCGGGCGCCGCGGTCCTGGCTCCCGATCACCGCCACGCCCTGGTCATGCTGTCCAGGGACGGCGCGGACGCCTGTGTGGTGCGCGAGTTCGACCTGGAGGAGCGGGAGTTCGTCGCCGGCGGCTTCGAAGTCGCCGAGGCCAAGACCCGGATCGGCTGGATCGACCGGGACCGGGTCTGGATCGGCACGGACTTCGGTCCCGGTTCGATGTCCGCGTCCGGCTACCCCCTCCAGGTGCGCCGGTGGCGGCGGGGCACCCCCCTCGCGGAGGCGGAAACGGTCTACGAGGGCCGGTCCACCGACCTGTCCGCCTCCGGCTGGCACGACGACACACCCGGTTTCGAACGAGATTTCGTCCACCGCCAGATCGACTTCTGGAAGCAGGAACTGCTCCTCCTCCCCGGGGACGGAACCCCGGATCCGGCGGCCGGACCCCAGAAGATCGACGTCCCCGACGACGCCAGTGCCTCCGTCCACCGCGAGTGGCTGATCGTCTCGCCGAAGTCGCCGTGGCTCGGCCACGCCGCGGGCAGCCTGCTCGCCTTCGACTTCGAGGCCTTCCGGGCGGGGGAGCGCGAGGCGGCGGTGCTCTTCACCCCGGACGAGCACACCGCCCTCGCGGGGTGGAGCTGGACCCGCCACCACCTGATCCTCACCACCAGCGCCGACGTCTCCTCCCGGCTGGAGATCCTGACCCCCGGGCCGGGCCCCGACGGCTGGAGCCGCACCCCGCTGTCCGGCGTACCGCCGCTGTCCACGGCCTCCGTCACCGGCACCGACCCGGACGTGAGCGACGAGTTCTTCCTGAACGTCTCGGGATACCTCCAGCCGTCCACCCTGTACCGGGGTACGGCCCCGGCGGGCGCCGACGAGACCGTCAAGCAGGGCCCGGCCCTCTTCGACACCGCCGGTCTCACGGTGCGCCAGTACTTCGCCCGCTCCGCGGACGGCACGCGGGTCCCGTACTTCGTCGTCGGACCCGAGGACCGCTCCGGCCCCGGCCCCACCCTGCTCTACGGCTACGGCGGCTTCGAGGTCTCCATGGTCCCCGGCTACAGCGCCGTCACCGGCCGTGCCTGGCTCGCGCGCGGCGGAACCTACGTGGTGGCGGGCATCCGGGGCGGCCACGAGTACGGGCCGCGGTGGCACAAGGCCGCGCTCGGCGCGAACCGGGTCCGGGCCTACGAGGACTTCGCCGCCGTGGCCCGGGACCTCATCGCCCGGGACGTCACCACCCCCGCCCAGCTCGGCATCGAAGGCGGCAGCAACGGGGGACTGCTGATGGGCGCGATGCTCATCCGCGACCCCGAACTGTTCGGCGCGGTCGTCGCCCACGTACCGCTGCTGGACATGCTCCGCTTCCACAAGCTGCTCGCCGGAGCGAGCTGGATCGCCGAGTACGGGGACCCCGACAGTCCGGCGGACCGGCCCCACCTGGAGCGGATCTCCCCGTACCACCAGGTCCGGACGGACGGGCCCCCGTACCCCCCGCTGCTCCTGCTGACCTCCACCCGCGACGACCGCGTCCACCCCGGACACGCCCGCAAGATGGCAGCCCGGCTGCGGGAGTCGGGGCACCCCGTCCTCTTCCACGAACACCTCGGCGGCGGCCACGCGGGCGCCACCGACCACGGCCAGACCGCCTTCAACGAGGCCCTGGTCCACACCTTCCTGTGGGAGCGGCTGACCCCGCAGCGGTGA
- a CDS encoding flavin monoamine oxidase family protein, whose translation MQHAHQPAHRAGIPDPLRTAFAAHAEARRRGMPVAEVLGERAEDTLRERARRAGEQPDPGSRTPGRRRILGAAGAAALAAALPGSLLTPRRAAAATGPAAPRVVVVGAGLAGLRCAHRLWNQGNPVATTVYEADTTRIGGRCWSLRGYFAGGAVHEHGGSFISSTDTAVLELARSLGLQREIANGGELHAGDYAGWVNGASYPGLQQQDDWTAAAYDAFSASYAAAGTARYDGYTAEAYRLDHLSCLDYLDEIGLAPGSRLGQLIQALQLQSGGEPAEASALGMIGFLGASSVFAGGRGFDEKYHLVGGNDQLVSGMAAQLPAGTVRQGYRLIALRRGGDGSYTCVFDHGGSTVSVPADHVVLALPFSTLREVDLSGAGLSARKLTAVRQQGMGQNAKIVTELSAKTWPQLGYNGISNTGPVGYQTAWDGSVAGAPNGTPALLVNFPGGNTARDVLTGAGHGPAPAADVDWFLSQIEHVHPGTRAAFTGRAYEDHWSRAPWQRGAYHYYKVGQYTSIAGCEGLQEGRIHFAGEHTDVENSTLNAAVSSGERVAAEITCQI comes from the coding sequence ATGCAGCACGCGCACCAGCCGGCCCACCGCGCCGGCATCCCCGACCCGCTCCGCACCGCGTTCGCGGCCCACGCCGAAGCCCGCCGCCGCGGCATGCCCGTCGCCGAGGTCCTCGGCGAACGCGCCGAGGACACCCTCCGCGAACGCGCCCGCCGCGCCGGAGAGCAGCCCGACCCGGGCTCCCGTACGCCCGGCCGCCGCCGGATACTCGGCGCCGCGGGCGCCGCGGCCCTCGCCGCCGCCCTCCCCGGCAGCCTGCTCACCCCCCGCCGCGCCGCCGCCGCGACCGGCCCCGCCGCCCCGCGCGTCGTGGTCGTCGGCGCGGGGCTCGCGGGACTGCGCTGCGCGCACCGGCTGTGGAACCAGGGCAACCCGGTCGCCACCACGGTGTACGAGGCGGACACCACCCGCATCGGCGGCCGCTGCTGGTCCCTGCGCGGCTACTTCGCCGGCGGCGCGGTCCACGAGCACGGCGGCTCCTTCATCAGCTCCACCGACACCGCGGTCCTCGAACTGGCCCGGAGCCTCGGACTGCAGCGGGAGATCGCCAACGGCGGCGAGCTGCACGCCGGGGACTACGCGGGCTGGGTCAACGGGGCTTCCTACCCCGGGCTCCAGCAGCAGGACGACTGGACCGCCGCCGCGTACGACGCGTTCAGCGCCTCGTACGCGGCCGCCGGTACCGCCCGCTACGACGGCTACACCGCGGAGGCGTACCGGCTGGACCACCTCTCCTGCCTGGACTACCTCGACGAGATCGGCCTCGCCCCCGGCTCCCGGCTCGGCCAGCTGATCCAGGCCCTCCAGCTCCAGTCGGGCGGCGAGCCCGCCGAGGCCTCCGCGCTGGGGATGATCGGCTTCCTCGGGGCCTCGTCGGTCTTCGCCGGCGGGCGCGGCTTCGACGAGAAGTACCACCTCGTCGGCGGCAACGACCAGCTCGTCAGCGGGATGGCCGCCCAGCTCCCGGCGGGCACGGTCCGCCAGGGGTACCGGCTCATCGCCCTGCGCCGGGGCGGCGACGGCTCGTACACCTGCGTCTTCGACCACGGCGGCAGCACGGTCTCGGTGCCGGCCGACCACGTGGTGCTGGCCCTGCCCTTCAGCACCCTGCGCGAGGTAGACCTCTCCGGGGCCGGGCTCTCCGCCCGCAAGCTGACCGCCGTCCGGCAGCAGGGGATGGGCCAGAACGCGAAGATCGTCACCGAGCTCTCGGCCAAGACCTGGCCGCAGCTCGGCTACAACGGCATCAGCAACACCGGCCCGGTCGGCTACCAGACGGCCTGGGACGGCTCGGTCGCGGGCGCGCCCAACGGAACACCCGCGCTGCTGGTCAACTTCCCCGGCGGGAACACCGCCCGCGACGTGCTCACCGGGGCCGGGCACGGCCCGGCGCCCGCCGCCGACGTCGACTGGTTCCTCTCCCAGATCGAGCACGTCCACCCGGGCACCCGAGCCGCGTTCACCGGCCGGGCGTACGAGGACCACTGGTCCCGGGCCCCCTGGCAGCGGGGCGCGTACCACTACTACAAGGTCGGCCAGTACACCTCGATCGCCGGGTGCGAAGGGCTCCAGGAGGGCCGGATCCACTTCGCGGGCGAACACACCGACGTGGAGAACTCCACGCTGAACGCGGCGGTGTCCTCCGGCGAGCGCGTCGCGGCCGAGATCACCTGCCAGATCTGA
- a CDS encoding TetR/AcrR family transcriptional regulator: protein MPKSSDTPARSKRAGSQLTPDAIIEASLRIAARGSEDAFTVRRLGEELGADPTAIYRHFRDKDELLLSVADRTLGEVLDRIPAGLDWKDRLRALADGSLEVALRYPVVGSTMASRTTRRPNEFRVVELILGAVTEAGLEGAEAAVHYRMVGDSLLAYVGQRAAYLLFDPEVRAADESSWNREYRLVDPAGFPHITRLGPQLAEVTDEQIFEARVEALITAIENRVAALRGA, encoded by the coding sequence ATGCCGAAGTCATCCGACACACCCGCCCGGTCCAAGCGCGCCGGCAGCCAGCTCACACCCGACGCGATCATCGAAGCGAGCCTGCGCATCGCGGCTCGCGGCAGCGAGGACGCCTTCACCGTGCGGCGCCTCGGCGAGGAGCTCGGCGCCGACCCGACCGCGATCTACCGGCACTTCCGCGACAAGGACGAGCTGCTGCTCTCCGTCGCCGACCGCACGCTCGGCGAGGTGCTCGACCGCATCCCCGCGGGGCTCGACTGGAAGGACCGGCTGCGGGCACTCGCCGACGGCTCCCTCGAAGTGGCGCTCAGGTACCCGGTGGTCGGCTCGACCATGGCCAGCCGGACCACCCGCAGGCCCAACGAGTTCCGCGTCGTGGAGCTGATCCTCGGCGCGGTCACGGAGGCCGGCCTCGAGGGAGCCGAGGCGGCCGTCCACTACCGGATGGTCGGCGACTCCCTCCTGGCCTACGTCGGCCAGCGCGCCGCCTACCTGCTGTTCGACCCGGAGGTCCGGGCCGCCGACGAGTCCTCCTGGAACCGCGAGTACCGCCTGGTCGACCCCGCGGGCTTCCCCCACATCACCCGGCTCGGCCCCCAGCTGGCCGAGGTCACGGACGAGCAGATCTTCGAGGCCAGGGTCGAAGCGCTGATCACCGCGATCGAGAACCGGGTCGCGGCGCTGCGCGGAGCCTGA
- a CDS encoding amidohydrolase — protein sequence MGNTRQPVRPRADIVFVGGRVFTGTSPTPIEAAVAVAGDRIVAVADVATVRSLADADTEVVDLAGGLLVPGFQDAHVHPAVAGVQMLGCDLSEERTVEGYLAVVAAFAAAHPDAVWIRGGGWSMDVFPGGTPTRALLDAVVPDRPVLLTNRDGHGAWVNTRALEVAGLDRTTPDPADGRIEREEDGSPAGTLQEGAVELVAHHVPIATPDEALAGLLAAQQHLFSLGVTSWQDAMIGSFPGNPDNYGVYLRAAREGSLRARVVGALWWDRERGLEQIPDIEERRRTGQVGRFNATSVKMMQDGIAENFTAGMLEPYLDGCGCATNNSGLSFIDPKVLTEAVARLDRSGFQIHFHALGDRAVREVLDALAEAREANGANDNRHHLAHLQLVHPDDIARFASLDAAANIQALWAAHEPQMDELTIPFLGPERARLQYPFGDLQRAGARLVAGSDWSVSSPNPLWGIHVAVNRSVPDEAPNATGTFEPAPPFFPEQALTLSQALTAYTAGSAWVNHLDEVTGTVEEGKYADLVVLDRDPFAHPPMEIADTRVLRTYIDGELVFAATD from the coding sequence ATGGGCAACACCAGGCAGCCGGTCAGGCCGCGTGCCGACATCGTCTTCGTAGGGGGCCGGGTCTTCACCGGAACCTCACCCACCCCGATCGAAGCCGCCGTCGCCGTCGCGGGCGACCGGATCGTCGCCGTGGCCGACGTCGCCACCGTGCGCTCGCTCGCGGACGCCGACACCGAGGTCGTCGACCTCGCCGGAGGACTGCTCGTCCCCGGATTCCAGGACGCCCACGTGCACCCCGCGGTGGCCGGAGTCCAGATGCTCGGCTGCGACCTGAGCGAGGAACGCACCGTCGAGGGCTACCTCGCGGTGGTCGCCGCCTTCGCCGCCGCCCACCCCGACGCGGTCTGGATCCGCGGCGGCGGCTGGTCGATGGACGTCTTCCCCGGCGGCACGCCGACCCGCGCCCTGCTCGACGCGGTGGTCCCGGACCGGCCCGTCCTGCTCACCAACCGCGACGGCCACGGTGCCTGGGTCAACACCAGGGCGCTGGAGGTCGCGGGCCTCGACCGCACCACCCCCGACCCTGCCGACGGGCGGATCGAGCGGGAGGAGGACGGCAGCCCGGCCGGCACCCTCCAGGAGGGCGCCGTGGAGCTGGTGGCACACCACGTGCCCATCGCCACCCCGGACGAGGCGCTCGCCGGCCTGCTCGCGGCGCAGCAGCACCTCTTCTCCCTCGGCGTCACCAGCTGGCAGGACGCCATGATCGGCTCCTTCCCCGGCAACCCCGACAACTACGGCGTCTACCTGCGCGCCGCCCGCGAGGGCTCCCTGCGCGCCCGTGTCGTCGGCGCCCTGTGGTGGGACCGCGAACGCGGCCTGGAGCAGATACCCGACATCGAGGAGCGCCGCCGCACCGGACAGGTCGGCCGCTTCAACGCCACCAGCGTGAAGATGATGCAGGACGGCATCGCGGAGAACTTCACCGCCGGCATGCTGGAGCCCTACCTCGACGGCTGCGGCTGCGCCACCAACAACTCCGGGCTCAGCTTCATCGATCCGAAGGTGCTGACCGAGGCCGTGGCCCGGCTCGACCGCTCCGGATTCCAGATCCACTTCCACGCGCTCGGCGACCGGGCCGTCCGCGAGGTGCTCGACGCCCTCGCCGAGGCCCGCGAGGCCAACGGCGCCAACGACAACCGCCACCACCTCGCGCACCTCCAGCTCGTCCACCCGGACGACATCGCCCGCTTCGCGAGCCTGGACGCGGCCGCCAACATCCAGGCCCTGTGGGCCGCGCACGAACCGCAGATGGACGAGCTCACGATCCCCTTCCTCGGACCGGAACGGGCCCGCCTCCAGTACCCGTTCGGCGACCTCCAGCGCGCCGGAGCCCGCCTGGTCGCCGGCAGCGACTGGTCGGTCAGCAGCCCCAACCCGCTGTGGGGCATCCACGTCGCCGTCAACCGCTCCGTACCCGACGAGGCCCCCAACGCCACCGGGACCTTCGAACCGGCGCCGCCCTTCTTCCCCGAGCAGGCGCTCACCCTCTCCCAGGCGCTCACCGCCTACACCGCCGGCAGCGCGTGGGTGAACCACCTCGACGAGGTCACCGGCACCGTCGAGGAGGGCAAGTACGCGGACCTCGTCGTCCTCGACCGGGATCCCTTCGCGCATCCCCCGATGGAGATCGCCGACACCCGCGTGCTGCGCACGTACATCGACGGCGAACTGGTCTTCGCCGCGACCGACTGA